The Mercenaria mercenaria strain notata chromosome 8, MADL_Memer_1, whole genome shotgun sequence genome has a segment encoding these proteins:
- the LOC128558889 gene encoding uncharacterized protein LOC128558889 — protein sequence MKARADGQEAYIRYNKLIVNGHVYSNGKYDQLLGTTIVAGDLNSRVGLKPDYIDYDTNIPFLNDDSYVPDVPLKRVSMDSVSNSHGLQLLDLCKSTGIRICNGILEPSGTYTFCCEHGSSVIDYLLCKQEDFFHINDFTVADFNEFSDHTPLSFTLSCERLREQTDLPIDERTYIRWDSARRDEIRRLIISKLPEFNHVLNNSESINTCADDFVSLMNDAASPLFAKTIKYRDKVAFKPKVSPVKMSEWFDKECYEKKTEYIDALRAFNIVKTSVNRQLLHSKKCEYKTFIKKKKMMYKKRKMIEIENLRTKKPQEFWKYFSKKNSKKGENIDIGDFFKHFKALSEEINISNNENADEFCGRNLDPNDVIYEQFDVRISPEEIEKAIKSLKKGKAGSIDNLINEYFIEAGDILLGHITDLFNKIFESGEFPNKWMEGLIVSLYKKGDEREPSNYRGITLISCIAKLFT from the exons ATGAAAGCGAGGGCGGATGGACAAGAGGCATACATTAGATACAACAAGTTAATAGTAAATGGTCATGTGTACTCAAATGGAAAATACGACCAG CTGTTAGGCACTACTATAGTTGCTGGAGATTTAAACTCTAGGGTAGGACTCAAACCAGACTATATAGATTATGACACGAATATCCCTTTTCTTAATGACGATTCATATGTGCCAGACGTCCCGTTAAAACGTGTGTCGATGGACTCAGTCAGTAATTCGCACGGATTACAATTACTTGATCTTTGCAAAAGCACGGGAATACGGATATGTAACGGTATATTAGAACCCAGTGGTACATACACCTTTTGTTGTGAGCACGGTAGTAGCGTGATCGATTACTTGTTATGTAAGCAAGAAGACTTTTTTCACATCAACGATTTTACAGTTGCTGATTTCAATGAATTCTCGGACCATACGCCGTTATCATTCACTTTATCATGCGAAAGGTTAAGGGAGCAGACAGATTTACCTATAGATGAACGCACTTATATTAGATGGGATAGTGCGAGAAGGGATGAAATTAGAAggttaataatatcaaaattaccagagTTTAACCATGTTTTGAATAACAGTGAATCAATTAATACATGTGCTGACGATTTTGTAAGTCTAATGAATGATGCTGCGTCACCTCTATTTGCAAAAACAATTAAATACAGAGACAAAGTAGCCTTTAAGCCAAAAGTGTCCCCGGTTAAAATGTCTGAATGGTTTGACAAGGAATGTTATGAGAAGAAAACGGAATATATTGACGCATTGCGTGCTTTTAATATCGTGAAAACTTCCGTAAACAGGCAGTTGTTACATTCGAAAAAGTgtgaatataaaacatttataaaaaagaaaaaaatgatgtataaaaaacGAAAAATGATTGAAATAGAGAATTTAAGAACAAAGAAACCGCAGGAGTTTTGGAAGTATTTCTCGAAGAAAAATAGTAAAAAGGGAGAAAATATTGATATTGGAgactttttcaaacattttaaagcaCTGTCcgaagaaattaatatttcaaataatgagAATGCAGACGAGTTTTGTGGTAGGAATTTAGATCCCAACGACGTTATCTATGAACAGTTTGATGTTAGAATTAGCCCGGAGGAAATAGAGAAAGCaattaaatcattgaaaaaagGAAAAGCGGGTTCCATAGATAatctaataaatgaatatttcatagaAGCAGGTGACATACTACTCGGACATATAACGgacttatttaacaaaattttcgaGAGCGGCGAATTTCCAAACAAATGGATGGAAGGTTTGATAGTATCCTTGTATAAAAAGGGCGATGAACGGGAACCTAGTAATTATCGTGGAATTACGTTGATTAGTTGTATAGCAAAATTGTTTACATAA